A genomic window from Martelella lutilitoris includes:
- the rhaM gene encoding L-rhamnose mutarotase yields METIAFRMNLNAGQAAEYKRRHDAIWPELATVLREAGVSDYSIWLDEETHHLFAVLKRTDDHTMDNIPKTEVVRRWWDFMADIMATRPDNAPVEVPLRKMFHLP; encoded by the coding sequence ATGGAAACCATCGCATTCCGCATGAACCTCAATGCCGGTCAGGCGGCGGAATACAAGCGTCGCCACGACGCAATCTGGCCGGAGCTTGCCACTGTGCTGAGAGAGGCCGGCGTCTCGGACTATTCAATCTGGCTCGATGAGGAAACCCATCATCTGTTCGCGGTGCTGAAACGCACCGACGACCATACGATGGACAATATTCCGAAAACCGAGGTCGTGCGCCGCTGGTGGGACTTCATGGCCGATATCATGGCGACCAGACCGGATAATGCACCGGTCGAAGTCCCGCTCAGGAAGATGTTTCATCTGCCCTAG
- the rhaI gene encoding L-rhamnose catabolism isomerase — protein sequence MEEMIDSGVLSAENDKRAKDLETDYNALGEKLARRGVSIDDVTAKVAAYGVAVPSWGVGTGGTRFARFPGAGEPRHIFDKLEDCAVIQQLTRATPTVSLHIPWDKVDDLSELRQRGEALGLGFDAMNSNTFQDQEGQEHSYKYGSLSHSDAATRQQAIDHNIECIEIGKALGSKALTVWIGDGSNFPGQSHFTRQFERYLEAMKSIYTALPDDWRIFSEHKIFEPAFYSTVVQDWGTNYLIAKELGPKAFCLVDLGHHAPNVNIEMIVARLIQFGKLGGFHFNDSKYGDDDLDTGSIDPFRLFLVFNELVDAEGAPGFNPAHMLDQSHNVTDPIESLMRSAIEVRRAYAQALLVDRAALAGFQNDNDPMMASETLKDAFRTDVGPILAMARKRAGGAVDPIAAYRASGYRRKVAGERPAVTGAGGGIV from the coding sequence ATGGAAGAAATGATCGACAGCGGCGTGCTTTCCGCAGAGAATGACAAGCGCGCAAAAGACCTGGAGACGGACTACAACGCCCTCGGCGAAAAGCTCGCCCGTCGCGGAGTCAGCATTGATGACGTCACGGCCAAGGTTGCCGCTTACGGCGTCGCCGTGCCCTCGTGGGGGGTCGGCACCGGCGGCACGCGCTTTGCCCGCTTCCCCGGCGCCGGCGAGCCGCGCCACATCTTCGACAAGCTGGAAGACTGCGCTGTGATCCAGCAGCTGACGCGCGCCACCCCCACCGTCTCGCTGCATATCCCGTGGGACAAGGTGGACGACCTTTCCGAACTGCGCCAGCGCGGGGAAGCGCTCGGCCTCGGCTTCGACGCGATGAATTCCAACACTTTCCAGGATCAGGAAGGTCAGGAACACTCTTACAAATACGGCTCACTCTCCCACTCCGATGCGGCGACGCGGCAGCAGGCGATCGACCACAACATCGAATGTATCGAGATCGGCAAGGCGCTCGGCTCGAAGGCGCTGACCGTGTGGATCGGCGACGGTTCGAACTTTCCCGGCCAGAGCCATTTCACCCGGCAGTTCGAGCGCTATCTGGAGGCGATGAAGAGCATCTATACAGCCCTTCCCGACGACTGGCGCATCTTCTCCGAGCACAAGATTTTCGAACCGGCCTTCTATTCCACGGTGGTGCAGGACTGGGGCACGAACTACCTGATCGCCAAGGAACTCGGGCCGAAGGCCTTCTGCCTCGTCGACCTCGGCCACCATGCGCCGAACGTCAATATCGAGATGATCGTCGCGCGCCTCATCCAGTTCGGCAAGCTGGGCGGCTTCCATTTCAACGACAGCAAATATGGTGACGACGACCTCGACACGGGCTCGATCGATCCGTTCCGCCTGTTCCTCGTCTTCAACGAACTGGTGGATGCGGAAGGCGCCCCCGGTTTCAACCCCGCCCACATGCTCGACCAGTCGCATAATGTCACCGATCCGATCGAGAGCCTGATGCGCTCGGCGATCGAGGTTCGCCGCGCCTATGCGCAGGCGCTTCTCGTCGATCGGGCGGCTCTTGCCGGTTTCCAGAACGACAATGATCCGATGATGGCATCGGAAACGCTGAAGGACGCCTTCCGCACCGATGTCGGCCCGATCCTCGCCATGGCCCGCAAACGCGCCGGCGGCGCTGTCGACCCGATCGCCGCCTATCGCGCTTCCGGCTACCGGCGGAAGGTCGCAGGCGAACGCCCGGCCGTCACCGGCGCCGGCGGTGGCATCGTTTAA
- a CDS encoding bifunctional rhamnulose-1-phosphate aldolase/short-chain dehydrogenase, which produces MANETRAARLENLWDDGKAAGMSESELLLYRSNLLGSDKRITNYGGGNTSAKVMEKDPLTGDQVEVLWVKGSGGDVGTIRMDGFATLYMKKLNALKGLYRGIEHEDEMVGYLPHCTFNLNARAASIDTPLHAYVPKKHVDHMHPDAIIAIAASADSKALTQEIFGGEIGWLPWKRPGYELGLWLGKYCEENPDARGVILESHGLFTWGDTAKESYETTLEIINKAMAWLDARIEGPVFGGPKVKTLAAEERRAIAEKLMPKIRGMISETEGKLGHFDDQPAVLEFVASNRLHELAALGTSCPDHFLRTKIRPLVVDFDPEHPDIDGTVAGLPDAIAAYREDYAAYYERCKHDNSPGMRDPNAVIYLVPGVGMISFAKDKATARISAEFYVNAINVMRGASSVSTYQGLSEQEAFDIEYWLLEEAKLQRMPKPKPLAGRIALVTGGAGGIGKATAFRLAGEGACVVLADIDDAALETAKAELSSVFSKDIVRGVHLNVTDEAEVARGFADTVVEFGGLDILVSNAGLASSAPIEETTLDLWDKNIAILATGYFLVSREAFRLFRYQNAGGNVVFVSSKNGLAASPGASAYCTAKAAEIHLARCLALEGASAQIRVNTVNPDAVLRGSKIWTGEWKEQRAAAYKMSTDDLEAHYRERSMLKRSVFPEDIAEAIYFLASDMSAKSTGNIINVDAGNAVSFPR; this is translated from the coding sequence ATGGCGAATGAAACCCGGGCCGCCCGGCTTGAGAACCTGTGGGATGACGGCAAGGCTGCCGGGATGAGCGAATCCGAGCTTCTGCTCTATCGCTCCAATCTTCTGGGCTCCGACAAGCGCATCACCAATTACGGTGGCGGCAACACCTCCGCCAAGGTGATGGAAAAGGATCCGCTCACCGGTGATCAGGTCGAGGTGCTTTGGGTCAAGGGCTCCGGCGGCGATGTCGGCACCATCAGGATGGACGGCTTTGCCACGCTCTACATGAAAAAGCTCAACGCGCTGAAGGGCCTTTATCGCGGCATCGAGCATGAAGACGAGATGGTGGGCTACCTCCCCCACTGCACCTTCAACCTGAACGCCCGCGCGGCTTCCATCGACACGCCGCTGCATGCCTATGTGCCGAAAAAGCACGTCGACCACATGCACCCCGACGCGATCATCGCCATAGCGGCTTCCGCCGATTCCAAGGCGCTGACGCAGGAGATTTTCGGCGGCGAGATCGGCTGGCTGCCGTGGAAGCGTCCCGGCTATGAACTGGGCCTCTGGCTCGGGAAATATTGCGAGGAAAATCCGGATGCGCGCGGCGTGATCCTGGAAAGCCATGGCCTTTTCACCTGGGGCGATACGGCCAAGGAAAGCTACGAGACCACGCTGGAGATCATCAACAAGGCCATGGCCTGGCTCGACGCCAGGATCGAAGGCCCGGTTTTCGGCGGCCCGAAGGTGAAGACGCTGGCCGCTGAAGAGCGTCGCGCCATTGCCGAAAAGCTGATGCCGAAGATCCGCGGCATGATCTCCGAAACCGAGGGCAAGCTCGGCCATTTCGACGATCAACCGGCTGTGCTGGAATTCGTCGCCTCCAACCGTCTTCACGAACTGGCCGCGCTCGGCACCTCCTGCCCCGACCATTTTCTCCGAACGAAAATCCGCCCGCTGGTCGTCGATTTCGACCCGGAACACCCGGATATCGACGGGACGGTTGCCGGCCTGCCGGACGCAATCGCCGCCTACCGCGAGGACTACGCCGCCTATTACGAGCGCTGCAAGCACGACAATTCGCCGGGCATGCGCGACCCGAACGCGGTGATCTATCTGGTGCCCGGCGTCGGCATGATCTCCTTTGCCAAGGACAAGGCGACCGCCCGCATCTCGGCGGAGTTCTACGTCAACGCCATCAATGTCATGCGCGGCGCATCCTCGGTCTCGACCTATCAGGGCCTTTCAGAACAGGAGGCCTTTGATATCGAATACTGGCTTCTGGAAGAGGCAAAGCTGCAGCGGATGCCGAAACCGAAGCCGCTTGCCGGTAGAATAGCGCTCGTTACCGGCGGCGCCGGCGGCATCGGCAAGGCCACCGCCTTCCGGCTTGCGGGCGAAGGCGCCTGCGTGGTGCTGGCCGATATCGATGACGCCGCGCTTGAAACCGCCAAGGCCGAGCTCTCCTCCGTCTTCAGCAAGGATATCGTGCGCGGCGTGCACCTGAACGTCACGGACGAGGCCGAAGTCGCCAGGGGCTTTGCCGATACGGTGGTGGAATTCGGCGGGCTTGATATTCTGGTCTCCAATGCCGGTCTCGCCTCCTCCGCACCGATCGAGGAGACGACGCTCGATCTCTGGGACAAGAACATCGCCATTCTGGCAACCGGCTATTTCCTCGTCTCGCGCGAGGCCTTCCGCCTGTTCCGCTACCAGAATGCCGGCGGCAATGTCGTGTTCGTCTCCTCCAAGAACGGCCTTGCCGCCTCGCCCGGCGCATCCGCATACTGCACGGCGAAGGCCGCCGAAATTCATCTGGCCCGCTGCCTGGCGCTCGAAGGGGCAAGCGCCCAGATCCGCGTCAACACCGTCAATCCGGATGCCGTGCTGCGCGGATCGAAGATCTGGACCGGCGAGTGGAAGGAACAGCGCGCCGCCGCCTACAAGATGTCGACGGACGACCTCGAAGCGCATTACCGCGAACGCTCCATGCTGAAGCGCTCGGTGTTCCCGGAGGATATCGCGGAAGCCATCTACTTCCTTGCCTCCGACATGTCGGCGAAGTCGACCGGAAACATCATCAATGTGGATGCGGGCAATGCGGTGTCGTTTCCGCGGTAG
- a CDS encoding DeoR/GlpR family DNA-binding transcription regulator — protein MHEKERHRIILSAIQEKPVVTVAELVDLTESSEATIRRDIAALHVAKRLRRVRGGAEALRPPQFVGLAGRPFSVNQTMNARQKQAIAKAAVALCDDGDSVIINGGTTTFQMVHHLANRRLQVFTNSFPIAEHLLKHSKNTVMLSGGVIYREQNVILSPFENDVTRNFWAKRMFMGAQGIGPLGLMEADPLLIQAEQKLIDQAEELVVLVDSSKFKQRSSLILCGLKRISTVITDSGLQASDARMLEEAGVSVIIADAQAMEETGSG, from the coding sequence ATGCACGAGAAAGAGCGTCATCGCATCATCCTGTCGGCGATACAGGAAAAGCCGGTTGTCACCGTGGCGGAGCTCGTCGATCTGACGGAAAGCTCCGAGGCGACGATCAGGCGCGATATCGCGGCTCTGCATGTGGCCAAGCGCCTGCGCCGGGTGCGCGGCGGGGCGGAGGCGCTCAGGCCGCCGCAATTCGTCGGCCTTGCCGGCCGGCCTTTCAGCGTCAACCAGACGATGAACGCGCGTCAGAAGCAGGCGATCGCCAAGGCGGCGGTCGCGCTGTGCGATGACGGCGATTCCGTCATCATCAACGGCGGCACAACCACGTTTCAGATGGTCCATCACCTCGCTAATCGCCGGCTGCAGGTCTTCACCAATTCCTTTCCGATCGCGGAGCATCTGCTGAAGCATTCGAAGAACACGGTGATGCTGTCGGGGGGCGTGATCTACCGCGAGCAGAACGTCATTCTGAGCCCCTTCGAAAACGACGTGACCCGCAATTTCTGGGCAAAGCGCATGTTCATGGGGGCGCAGGGGATCGGCCCGCTCGGGTTGATGGAGGCCGATCCGCTGCTGATCCAGGCGGAACAGAAGCTGATCGACCAGGCTGAGGAACTCGTGGTTCTGGTCGACTCGTCAAAATTCAAGCAGCGGTCGAGCCTGATCCTTTGCGGGCTGAAAAGAATCTCGACCGTGATTACCGATTCCGGGCTGCAGGCGTCCGACGCCCGCATGCTGGAGGAGGCCGGCGTTTCGGTGATCATCGCCGATGCGCAGGCAATGGAGGAAACCGGTTCGGGCTGA